GCTTGGATATGTTTCCATATCCTTCAGGAAGCGGCCTTCACGTTGGCCATTGGAGAGGATATGTAATTTCTGATGTTTGGAGCCGTTATCAGCTGTTAAGAGGAAAATATGTAATTCATCCTATGGGATGGGACGCATTTGGCCTTCCTGCTGAAAACTATGCTATTAAAATGGGGGTTCATCCTGCAAAATCTACTGCTGAAAACGTGGCCAATATTAAAAGACAGATTAACGAGATTGCTGCAATTTACGACTGGGATATGGAAGTAAACACTACAGACCCAGGTTTTTATAAATGGACCCAGTGGATTTTTGTGCAGATGTTTAAAAAAGGCTTGGCTTATGAAAAGGAATTTCCTATTAACTGGTGTCCGTCCTGTAAAACAGGTCTGGCAAATGAGGAAGTTGTAAACGGCTGCTGCGAGCGCTGCGGCACTACAGTTACAAAGAAAAACCTGCGCCAGTGGATGTTAAAAATCACTGCTTATGCAGAAAGATTGTTAAATGATTTAGATAAGCTGGATTGGCCTGAAAAAGTAAAGAAAATGCAGGCTGACTGGATTGGAAAATCATACGGAGCAGAAGTGGAGTTTCCTGTAGAGGGAAGAGACGAGAAAATTACAGTTTACACGACAAGACCTGACACTCTTCACGGAGCCACATTTATGGTACTTGCGCCGGAACATGCAATGGCTAAGAGTCTGGCTACTGAGGAGACAAGAGAGGCAGTGGAAAAATATATTTTCGACGCTTCCATGAAGTCTAATGTAGACCGTCTTCAGGATAAAGAAAAAACAGGAGTGTTTACAGGAACATATGCCATTAATCCTTTAAACGGAGCCAAAGTGCCTATTTGGCTGTCTGATTATGTACTGTCTGATTACGGCACAGGAGCTATTATGTGCGTGCCTGCCCACGACGACAGGGACTTTGAATTTGCAAAGAAATTTAATATTCCTATTATTCAGGTTATTGCGAAAGACGGCAAGGAAATCCAGAATATGACAGAAGCTTACACAGAGGCCAGCGGAACTATGATTAACTCAGGCCAGTGGAACGGCATGGAATCCAGCGTGCTGAAAAAAGAGGCTCCTGTTATGATTGAAAAAATGGGAATTGGACGGAAAACGGTGAACTATAAGCTGAGAGACTGGGTATTTTCACGGCAGCGCTACTGGGGAGAGCCGATTCCGATTATTCATTGCCCTCATTGCGGAAATGTGCCGGTGCCGGAGGATCAGCTGCCTCTTACACTTCCAGACGTAGAAAGCTACCAGCCTACAGGCACAGGGGAATCACCTTTAGCTGATATTGAGGAGTGGGTAAACACTACATGTCCTGTGTGCGGCGCGCCGGCCAAAAGGGAAACAAACACAATGCCTCAGTGGGCAGGCTCCTCCTGGTATTTCCTGCGCTATGTGGACAATAAAAACGATCAGGCGTTAGTGTCCAGAGAAAAGGCAGATAAATATCTGCCGGTAGACATGTATATTGGAGGCGTGGAGCACGCGGTGCTGCATCTTCTGTACTCCCGTTTCTACACAAAATTCCTTTGTGATATTGGAGCTATTGATTTTGACGAGCCGTTTAAAAAGCTGTTTAACCAGGGAATGATTACAGGAAAGAACGGCATTAAAATGAGTAAATCTAAAGGAAATGTTGTTTCTCCTGACGGCCTTGTAAAGGATTACGGCTGCGATTCCCTTAGATTGTACGAGCTGTTTGTAGGTCCTCCAGAGTTGGATGCAGAGTGGGACGACAGAGGAATCGAGGGAGTTTCCCGTTTCTTAAACCGTTTCTATAACCTGGTAA
The window above is part of the Lachnoclostridium edouardi genome. Proteins encoded here:
- the leuS gene encoding leucine--tRNA ligase, with product MAQYNHTAIEKKWRENWAKNPINVNDGKKEKYYCLDMFPYPSGSGLHVGHWRGYVISDVWSRYQLLRGKYVIHPMGWDAFGLPAENYAIKMGVHPAKSTAENVANIKRQINEIAAIYDWDMEVNTTDPGFYKWTQWIFVQMFKKGLAYEKEFPINWCPSCKTGLANEEVVNGCCERCGTTVTKKNLRQWMLKITAYAERLLNDLDKLDWPEKVKKMQADWIGKSYGAEVEFPVEGRDEKITVYTTRPDTLHGATFMVLAPEHAMAKSLATEETREAVEKYIFDASMKSNVDRLQDKEKTGVFTGTYAINPLNGAKVPIWLSDYVLSDYGTGAIMCVPAHDDRDFEFAKKFNIPIIQVIAKDGKEIQNMTEAYTEASGTMINSGQWNGMESSVLKKEAPVMIEKMGIGRKTVNYKLRDWVFSRQRYWGEPIPIIHCPHCGNVPVPEDQLPLTLPDVESYQPTGTGESPLADIEEWVNTTCPVCGAPAKRETNTMPQWAGSSWYFLRYVDNKNDQALVSREKADKYLPVDMYIGGVEHAVLHLLYSRFYTKFLCDIGAIDFDEPFKKLFNQGMITGKNGIKMSKSKGNVVSPDGLVKDYGCDSLRLYELFVGPPELDAEWDDRGIEGVSRFLNRFYNLVMDNKDKDVKETREMVRLRHKLVFDIEQRFEQFSLNTVISGFMEYNNKLIDLAKKEGGIDKETLRTFVVLLAPFAPHLGEELWRELGGLDSVFHTTWPECDKDAMKDDEIQVAVQINGKTRAVVSLPADVSKEDAIAAGKEAAKDKINGNIVKEIYVPGRIINLVCK